From the genome of Arthrobacter russicus:
GATGCCGATGACGTCGACGCCGGACTTCTGCACGAGACGCAGCGCGGGGTGCCCGATGCCGCAGCCGACGTCGAGCACGCGCTGGCCCGCTTGCCCGCGCAGGCCCTCGATCATCATGTCAGTGAGCCGATCCGTGGCCGTCTCGATCGAGGCTCGATCGGCGTCGTCATCCCAATATCCGTAGTGGAGGTTGGGCCCCCAAGCCGCGCCGTAGATCCGGCCGAACCCGTCGTACACGTCCGTGACGTCGCCGAGCGAGGGAGCTTGGCCGACGGCTCGGGCCCTGACCCGTGAATTCAGGTCCGCCGGTGTTGAGTTGGAGATATTTGACATGATTACCTTTCCAAGATTCGGAACTCTGCTTAAAAGACTCGAACCTCCGCATAAAAATTTGGGATCGCCCGAGTTGGATCGACTCCGCCCCGCTCACGCTTTCATGTCGCATTCAAACTTGAATTCCATCCGTTGCCGAGTATCACGAAGGAGCAATTCGGGTATTGGCAAATCATGGTGACCGGATAGGCTTTCGCTCGAAACGCCGGCAGGAACAATTAGACCGACTCAAAGAACCCGTCACATAATTTCCCGCCACCTGCACAACTACGTAATATCCCCCTTGATTTGAATTTCGCGCAACCCGTAATCAGTGCCGCACGTGCAGCTCGCGCAGCGCGCGTAGTGGAAATACCGGGCGGTACTTCGGTGCCTGGCCCGGCACGAGCGTCAGCCCGGGCATCCGCGCGGCGATCGCCTGCACCGCGACTCTCAGCTCAGCTCTGGCAAACCCCGCACCGAGACAGAAATGGATGCCGTAGCCGAACGCGAGGTGCCCCGAAGACTTGCCGTTCGGGGCAAAGGCCGCGGGACACGCATGCGCCCGGCCGTCGCGGCCCGCGGCACCGAAGAGCATCAGCAACCGGCTGCCCTCCATCAAGTGGACGTCGCCGACGACCACATCGCGGGTGGCCGTCCGGTACATGCCGGCGAGCGGACTGTCGAATCGCAGCCCCTCCTCGACGAGCCCATGCGCGGTGACCGTGCCTTCGACGACCGGTCGCCAGCCCTCAGGCGAGAGCAACTGCTGGTAGAGGATCGTGCCCAACGCCTCGGCGCACGTCATGTGGCCCGCGAAGATCAGGGTCGGAATCTGCACGGCGACTTCGGCAACACTAAGCGTGTTTCCCGACTTTCCGCTGTGCAGCAACTCGCTGATCAGATCGTCTTGGGGGTTGGCCAACCGGTCCTCGGCAATCGCCCGGGCAAACGCGCCGAACTCAACCAGGCCCTGGGCGTATTCGCGCAGCAGGGCCGGGTCGGTATCTTGCTGCAGCATCATCAGTTCGATGCGCTGTTCGGACCACCGGCGGCAGTTTCCATATTGCTCCTCGGGGATGCCGAGCAGACGGCAAATCACCTCGAGCGCATACGGCACTGCGAACGTCGAGATGAATTCGAAATCGTCTTCCATGGCAGCTTGTTCCACGAGGCCGGCGGCGATCTGCTGCATCGTCGGCTCGAACGCACTGACCCGGGCCGGGGTGAACCCGATATTGAGCACCTCACGGATGCGGGAGTGCTCGGGCGGGTCGAGCGAACCAACCCCCACTGCACCCGAGCCGCGCCAGGTCTTGAACATCTTGGCCACGTCGTCCGGCAGTGCGACCTTGGGCCGAGGGTTGTGGTCGCGCGTGGAGAAACCGCCGTCGTCCTTGAGCACGGCGAGTATGTCCTCCCGCCGGCTGACGCACCACGCATCGAGCAACGGGGCGTAGAAAACTGGCTCGTCGTCCCAGACGCCCGATAGGAATGCGTACGGGTCGTCGCGGTGTTCACCGTACGGGTCGAAATGCCTACCTTCGAGCAGCCTGCCAGAACCGTTCGACACAATCATTCACCCCCAAATATTGTTGTGTTTGCCGTCTTTTTGCCTCGATCGGTGCTGTCGGCGCTATATGAGATAGCCGATCCAATTCCCCGACCCTTCGCCCTTTTTTTGACACACCATTTTCGAGTCGGTCAATCAATTTGGAAATCGGCCTGAAAACCGTCCTGTATCTAATACAGTCGCAGATTCCTATGAAAATGCCATGGTGAACCCATGAAAGTTTCATGAAAAGCACATCGTTCTGCACAATCTTTGCACTTTGAGAGAAACTCCAATGCAGTCGATTAATTTAACGGTTCGTGATCTTGTTTAAAACACGACCTTGTGTATAGTCGGAAATAGTTGCGCAGTCAGCAATAACCTGCCCATTTCGGTTTCAATTCGCGAACCCCAGATATGGAGTTTTCATGAGCACATTCGAAACGTCGATGATCGGGCTCGCAGCGCCAAGCACCACCCAGCGCCGGAAGCTGTTGGTGCTGCTGCACGGCGCGACCTCCGGAAGGCGTCAGTGAGCACGCCGGTCCAGCTGCCCCTCGAGCAGGAAAATGTGTTGGAGCTCGCGCCCGGCTTGCGTGCGCTCCAGTCCGGAGGCCCGGTCCACCGGGTGCGCATGCCCCAGGGCGGCGAAGCGTGGCTGGTCACCGACCATGCCCACGTGCGCAACCTGCTCGACGACAGCAGGCTGAGCCGCAACAATCCCGGATCGGCCGCGGCGGACGGCGGTGCAGCACTGCTCGCGAGCCTGCTCGGCGGATTCGCCACGGACCATGCGCGGCTGCGCGAGTTGCTGGAACCGCATTTCGCCCCGGAACGGATAGCGGAACTGCGTCCGTACGTGGAGAAGCAGACTGGTCAGTTGCTGGACTCCCTTGCCGTGCAAGAACCTCCGGTCGACCTCCGCGAGGCCTTAGCGCTCCGCTTGCCGCTCCAAGTGATGTGCGAGTGGCTCGGCGTACCGCAGGAGGACAAGGACCGTTTCGGCGTCTGGACGCAGGATGCCGCGAATGTCAGCAACCCGGTCTGGTCCAAGCAGGGCTTCGACGGTCTGTCCGGCTACTGCAGACAGCTCGTTGCGGAAAAGCGCCGCAACCCCGGCAACGACGCGATCTCTCGGATCTGCGCCACGGACGGGATCACCGACGACGAGGTCCTCGGGCTGACCGTATTGCTGCTGTTCGGCGGCTACGAAACGACGGTTGCCCGGATCGGCACCTGTGTTTTGCTGCTGCTCGCCGAACCCGGGCAATGGGCGGCGTTGGCGGACGACTTGGACTTGATTCCCAATGCGGTGGAAGAGACGCTGCGACGGTCGATGCCAAACCCGCACAACGGCGGCATGCCCAGATGGGCACTGGCGGACTTCGAGATCGACGGCGTGCAGATCCGCGCCGGGGATTTCATCCTGCTGAACGTCATTGCGGCCAACCACGATGAGAAAGCGTTCGCCGAGGCCGGCCGGATTGACATCACCCGCGACGCGGCCGGCAGCCTCACGTTCGGCTACGGCGCCCACTACTGCGTGGGTGCGCCACTCGCCAGGATGCAGCTGCAGACTGTGCTGACCCAGCTCGTCAAGCGGTTCCCGGATTTGCATCTGGCCGTTGGCGTGGACCAGCTGGGCTTGCGCCACGAAACGCTCATCGGCGGCTTGGTCGATCTTCCCGTGGCCTGGTGATCGGGAACTGATGCTGCATAAGATCTCGGCGGATGTCGTCACGAAGAGTCCGGAACCGATTCGCTCGTATCTCGTACTGATGCGGCTGGACCGCCCTACTGGGTATGTCCTCTACCTGCTGCCGGGGTTGTGGTCCGTGGCCTTCGCCTTCGAGGGCCCCTCCGATCTGCTTGCTGTGCTGGCCCTGATCGTCGCCGCCGTGCTGATCCGCGGCTTCGCCTGCGCCAGCAACGACGTGACTGACAAGGAAATCGACCGGCGCGTCGCCCGCACGGTGGGACGGCCGATTGCCGCGGGGACGATCAGCGTCCGCAACGGGATCCTCTGGGCTGCCGCCCAGGCCCTGGCCGCGCTGCTGGTCCTCGCGGCGGTGAACGTCCAGACTGCCCTGGTGGCGCTGGCCACGTACCCTTTGATCGTCGCCTACCCGTTCATGAAGCGCTTCTTTGTCTGGCCTTCTGCATTCCTCGGACTCGTCATGAGCACCTATGTGTTCGTCGGCTGGACCGCGGCGACGGGCGACGCCGGCTACCCGCCGCAGGTGTACGGCCTGTTCGTCGCGGGCACATTCTGGACGATGATCCATGATGCGATCTACTCCCATCAAGACAAGGAATACGACCGGAAGATCGGAGTCAAGTCCTCTGCGCTCTTGTTTGGCAACGCCACCAAGGCCTGGTTGTCGATCTTCATCCTGCTCAGTGTCGCCAGCTTGCTGTGGGCCGGCTCGCTCACCCCGATCGGCTGGGCGTTCTACCTGATCGTCCTGTTGGCAGCGATGTACCTGTGCTACCTGGTCGTCCGGGTGGACCTGGACAACCCGAAGACATGCTGGGACACCTTCGTCGCCAACACCTACTACGGTTGGATCGTCCTCGCTGCGGTGATCGCCGGGCGGTTCACATGAGCGACTCGATGTGGCAAGGAAGCGGCGTCGATCTGGACGCGTATCTGACCCGGGTGGGCTACGAAGGCGACGTGGCGGCGAACCTCGCGACCTTGCAGCGCCTGCACGCCGCGCATGTGGAGGCGATCCCGTTCGACAACCTCGACCCGCTGCTGGGCAGGACCGAGGTTCCGCTCGACATCGCTCACGTCCAGGAGAAGATCGTTCGGCAGGGCCGCGGCGGCTGGTGCCTGGAGCAGGTCGCCTTGATGGCGGCGGTGCTCGAGCGCATCGGGTTCACCTTCACGGCGTTCGCCGGACGGACGCGAATCCGTACCGGCAGCCCGTTCGGACCCGCGTTGCACGTCGCGCTCGCGGTGCACGCCGAGGACGGACTCTGGCTGCACGACGTGAGTTTCGGTGCGTACGGGCTGCACGAACCGATGCGGCTCATGGATGGTGCGCGGTTGGACGGCGACTTCTCGTTCGACCTAGTGCGCGAAATGTCCGGCGAGCGTGTGCTGCGGTTCCTGCGGCCCGAAGGCCCGGCAGAGCTGTACGGCTTCACCATGGACATGCGCTACCCCTCAGATTTCGAGTTGTTGAATCACTTCTGCCTCACGCACCCGCGATCGCCGTTCAACCACCGGGTGGTTCTCCAACGCACGCAGGCACGGGTGAGGCACTTGCTCGTCGGAAACCAGCTCACCGAGCTCCGACCGGGGGAGCCGGCTGCGGTTCGCGAGCTCGACGAAGCCGAAGTGCTCGCTGCGCTACAGGAGATTTTCGGGATCAGCTTGCGATCCGCCGACATCATGGCTCTCGGGAAAGTCTTGGCCTGCCGATGACCCGGACATTGCTGGTTGACAACTACGATTCGTACACCTTCAACCTGTTCCAGCTGATCGCCGAGATCAACGGCCAGGAGCCGCTCGTGGTGGTCAATGACGATCCGATGTTGTCCGGACCGCTGCCGGAGGAGATCGCCAACATCATCGTCTCCCCCGGCCCCGGCCGGCCACAGAACCCGCGCGACATCGGCCTGGCCGGCGATCTGTTGCGGCGCACCAGGCTGCCGGTGCTGGGTGTCTGCCTCGGACATCAGGCGATCGCTCATCTGGCCGGCGCGTCCGTGACCGCCGCGCCTGAACCGAGGCACGGGCACCTGGCCAAGGTTTCCCACAACGGTGATCCGCTATTCGCCGGGGTCCCCCGCAAGTTCGTCGCGGTTCGCTATCATTCGCTGTGCGTCGAGGAACCGCTGCCGGAAGAGCTCATCGCCACCGCCTGGGCGGAAGACGGGGTGCTGATGGCGTTGCGGCACCAGGACCGGCCGCAGTGGGGCGTGCAATTCCACCCCGAGTCGGTCGCGTCCCAGCACGGCAGGGAAATCCTGCGGAACTTCGCCGAACTGAGCCGCCGGACGCAGCGCGGGCAACGGCCGTCCGGCACGGTCACCGCGGCTGTGAACCCCGCCCGTGACGCCGCTGCCGAACCGAGCGCGGAACTGAGCATCGTGAGTCGGATCGTGCTAACCGACGCTGACACCGAGAGCGTCTTCCTCGGGCTGTTCGCCGATCAACCGACCTGCTTCTGGCTGGACAGCAGCCGAGTGGAAGCAGGCCTGTCTCGGTTCTCCTTCCTCGGAGACACCACGGGGCCGCTCAGCGAACTGCTGACCTACCGCACTGGCAGCGGGGTGGTTACGGTGCAGACCGCGGGCGGCGTCCGGGTCGAACCCGGCAGCATCTTCGACGTCCTCGAGCAACGGCTGGGCGACCGGCGCATCGCCTCCACAGAACTGCCGTTCGACCTGACCGGCGGCTACGTCGGCTACTTCGGCTA
Proteins encoded in this window:
- a CDS encoding cytochrome P450, whose protein sequence is MSTPVQLPLEQENVLELAPGLRALQSGGPVHRVRMPQGGEAWLVTDHAHVRNLLDDSRLSRNNPGSAAADGGAALLASLLGGFATDHARLRELLEPHFAPERIAELRPYVEKQTGQLLDSLAVQEPPVDLREALALRLPLQVMCEWLGVPQEDKDRFGVWTQDAANVSNPVWSKQGFDGLSGYCRQLVAEKRRNPGNDAISRICATDGITDDEVLGLTVLLLFGGYETTVARIGTCVLLLLAEPGQWAALADDLDLIPNAVEETLRRSMPNPHNGGMPRWALADFEIDGVQIRAGDFILLNVIAANHDEKAFAEAGRIDITRDAAGSLTFGYGAHYCVGAPLARMQLQTVLTQLVKRFPDLHLAVGVDQLGLRHETLIGGLVDLPVAW
- a CDS encoding arylamine N-acetyltransferase family protein, which gives rise to MSDSMWQGSGVDLDAYLTRVGYEGDVAANLATLQRLHAAHVEAIPFDNLDPLLGRTEVPLDIAHVQEKIVRQGRGGWCLEQVALMAAVLERIGFTFTAFAGRTRIRTGSPFGPALHVALAVHAEDGLWLHDVSFGAYGLHEPMRLMDGARLDGDFSFDLVREMSGERVLRFLRPEGPAELYGFTMDMRYPSDFELLNHFCLTHPRSPFNHRVVLQRTQARVRHLLVGNQLTELRPGEPAAVRELDEAEVLAALQEIFGISLRSADIMALGKVLACR
- a CDS encoding cytochrome P450 is translated as MIVSNGSGRLLEGRHFDPYGEHRDDPYAFLSGVWDDEPVFYAPLLDAWCVSRREDILAVLKDDGGFSTRDHNPRPKVALPDDVAKMFKTWRGSGAVGVGSLDPPEHSRIREVLNIGFTPARVSAFEPTMQQIAAGLVEQAAMEDDFEFISTFAVPYALEVICRLLGIPEEQYGNCRRWSEQRIELMMLQQDTDPALLREYAQGLVEFGAFARAIAEDRLANPQDDLISELLHSGKSGNTLSVAEVAVQIPTLIFAGHMTCAEALGTILYQQLLSPEGWRPVVEGTVTAHGLVEEGLRFDSPLAGMYRTATRDVVVGDVHLMEGSRLLMLFGAAGRDGRAHACPAAFAPNGKSSGHLAFGYGIHFCLGAGFARAELRVAVQAIAARMPGLTLVPGQAPKYRPVFPLRALRELHVRH
- a CDS encoding 4-hydroxybenzoate octaprenyltransferase → MLHKISADVVTKSPEPIRSYLVLMRLDRPTGYVLYLLPGLWSVAFAFEGPSDLLAVLALIVAAVLIRGFACASNDVTDKEIDRRVARTVGRPIAAGTISVRNGILWAAAQALAALLVLAAVNVQTALVALATYPLIVAYPFMKRFFVWPSAFLGLVMSTYVFVGWTAATGDAGYPPQVYGLFVAGTFWTMIHDAIYSHQDKEYDRKIGVKSSALLFGNATKAWLSIFILLSVASLLWAGSLTPIGWAFYLIVLLAAMYLCYLVVRVDLDNPKTCWDTFVANTYYGWIVLAAVIAGRFT